In Cloacibacterium caeni, a single window of DNA contains:
- a CDS encoding fumarate reductase/succinate dehydrogenase flavoprotein subunit has protein sequence MSKLDSKIPAGPLADKWKNHKAHMNLVAPNNRDKIDIIVVGTGLAGGSAAATLAEQGYNVKAFCYQDSPRRAHSIAAQGGINAAKNYQNDGDSVYRLFYDTIKGGDYRAREANVHRLAEVSANIIDQCVAQGVPFGREYGGQLDNRSFGGTQVKRTFYAKGQTGQQLLLGAYSAMSRQIGKGRIKMYNRHEMMDLVMVDGKARGIIARNLVTGEIERHSAHAVVIASGGYGNVYFLSTNAMGSNVSAAWKIHKKGAYFANPCFVQIHPTCIPVHGTQQSKLTLMSESLRNSGRIWVPKKLEDAQAIREGKLRPESIKEEDRDYYLERRYPAFGNLVPRDVASRAAKERCDAGFGIENNDTKEGVFLDFSTEIMKKGREAATEKNIHNPSEQQIYALGKKWVEEKYGNLFQMYEKITADDPYVTPMKIYPAVHYTMGGVWVDYNLMSTIPGCFVIGEANFSDHGANRLGASALMQGLADGYFVLPYTIADYLSADIRTGQIPTNSSEFEAAEKEIKDKVNFFLTNKGTHSVDYFHKKLGNVMWNKVGMGRTPEGLAEAIKEIEEIRNDFWKNVKVPGEADGMNTELEKAFRVADFLELGQLMAKDALERKESCGGHFRWDHATPEGEAERDDENYKYVAAWEYKGDDINAEVLHKEELVYENIEVKTRSYK, from the coding sequence ATGAGCAAATTAGATTCAAAAATTCCAGCAGGTCCTTTAGCAGACAAATGGAAAAATCATAAAGCACACATGAATTTGGTTGCACCAAATAACCGTGATAAAATAGATATTATTGTAGTAGGAACTGGTTTAGCTGGTGGTTCTGCTGCGGCAACTCTTGCAGAGCAAGGATATAATGTAAAAGCTTTTTGCTACCAAGATTCACCAAGAAGAGCGCACTCTATTGCAGCTCAAGGTGGTATTAATGCAGCTAAAAATTATCAAAATGATGGTGACTCTGTTTACAGATTATTCTATGACACCATCAAAGGTGGAGATTATAGAGCAAGAGAAGCTAACGTACACAGATTAGCAGAAGTTTCTGCAAATATCATTGACCAATGTGTAGCACAAGGTGTTCCTTTTGGTAGAGAATACGGCGGTCAGTTAGATAACCGTTCTTTCGGTGGAACTCAGGTGAAGAGAACTTTCTACGCAAAAGGTCAAACAGGTCAGCAATTACTATTAGGTGCATATTCTGCAATGAGCCGTCAAATCGGTAAAGGTAGAATTAAAATGTACAACCGTCACGAAATGATGGACTTAGTAATGGTAGATGGTAAAGCTAGAGGTATTATCGCAAGAAACTTAGTAACAGGAGAAATCGAAAGACATTCTGCTCACGCTGTAGTGATTGCTTCTGGTGGTTACGGAAACGTATATTTCCTTTCTACTAACGCGATGGGTTCTAACGTTTCTGCAGCTTGGAAAATTCACAAAAAAGGAGCGTATTTCGCAAATCCTTGTTTCGTACAGATTCACCCAACTTGTATTCCAGTTCACGGAACACAACAGTCTAAACTGACTCTGATGTCTGAATCTCTTAGAAACTCTGGAAGAATTTGGGTTCCTAAAAAATTAGAAGATGCTCAAGCAATCAGAGAAGGAAAACTTAGACCAGAAAGTATAAAAGAAGAAGATAGAGATTACTATTTAGAAAGAAGATATCCTGCATTCGGTAACTTAGTACCTAGAGACGTAGCTTCTAGAGCTGCTAAAGAAAGATGTGATGCTGGTTTCGGAATCGAAAATAATGATACTAAAGAAGGTGTATTCTTAGATTTCTCTACAGAAATTATGAAAAAAGGTAGAGAAGCAGCGACTGAGAAAAATATTCACAATCCTTCTGAACAACAAATATATGCTTTGGGTAAAAAATGGGTGGAAGAAAAATACGGAAACCTATTCCAAATGTATGAGAAAATTACAGCAGACGATCCATACGTAACTCCTATGAAAATTTATCCTGCAGTTCACTATACCATGGGAGGAGTTTGGGTAGATTATAACTTAATGAGTACTATTCCTGGTTGTTTCGTAATTGGTGAGGCTAATTTCTCAGACCACGGAGCAAACAGATTAGGAGCTTCTGCTTTAATGCAAGGTTTAGCAGACGGTTATTTCGTATTGCCTTACACGATTGCAGATTATCTTTCTGCAGATATCAGAACAGGACAAATTCCTACCAATTCTTCAGAATTTGAAGCTGCTGAAAAAGAAATTAAAGATAAAGTAAACTTCTTCTTAACCAATAAAGGAACTCATTCTGTAGACTACTTCCACAAAAAACTAGGAAACGTAATGTGGAACAAAGTAGGTATGGGTAGAACTCCAGAAGGTTTAGCAGAAGCAATTAAAGAAATAGAAGAAATCAGAAACGATTTCTGGAAAAATGTAAAAGTTCCTGGCGAAGCAGATGGAATGAATACAGAACTTGAAAAAGCATTCAGAGTGGCAGATTTCTTAGAACTGGGTCAATTAATGGCGAAAGATGCTCTCGAAAGAAAAGAATCTTGTGGAGGACATTTCCGTTGGGATCACGCTACTCCAGAAGGTGAAGCAGAAAGAGATGACGAGAACTACAAATATGTAGCAGCTTGGGAATACAAAGGTGATGATATCAACGCCGAAGTATTGCACAAAGAAGAATTGGTGTACGAGAATATTGAAGTGAAAACGAGAAGTTATAAATAA
- a CDS encoding succinate dehydrogenase/fumarate reductase iron-sulfur subunit: MSAKKGLNLTLKIWRQKNNKSKGQFETYKISDVSTDSSFLEMLDMLNEQLVNNGSEPVAFDHDCREGICGMCSLYINGRAHGPDTGITTCQLHMRMFKDGETITIEPWRSAAFPVIKDLVVDRSAFDRIMAAGGFVSVNTSGNTLDANAIPVPKEDADKAMDAAACIGCGACVATCKNGSAMLFVGAKVSQFALLPQGRVEAKRRVLNMVKQMDEEGFGNCSNTGACEVECPKGISLENIARMNREFLAAQFTTVD, encoded by the coding sequence ATGAGTGCAAAAAAAGGATTAAACCTGACTCTAAAAATTTGGAGACAGAAAAATAATAAATCAAAAGGTCAGTTCGAGACCTACAAAATATCAGATGTTTCTACGGATTCTTCTTTCCTTGAAATGCTAGATATGCTAAACGAACAATTGGTAAATAACGGAAGCGAACCAGTAGCATTCGACCACGATTGTAGAGAAGGAATCTGCGGTATGTGTTCATTGTACATTAATGGTAGAGCTCACGGTCCAGATACAGGAATCACAACTTGCCAATTGCACATGAGAATGTTCAAAGATGGCGAAACTATCACTATTGAACCTTGGAGAAGTGCTGCGTTCCCAGTAATCAAAGACTTGGTAGTAGACAGAAGCGCATTTGACAGAATTATGGCTGCAGGAGGTTTCGTTTCTGTAAATACTTCAGGAAATACACTTGATGCAAACGCAATCCCAGTTCCAAAAGAAGATGCAGATAAAGCAATGGATGCAGCAGCTTGTATTGGTTGTGGAGCTTGTGTAGCAACTTGTAAAAATGGTTCTGCTATGCTATTTGTAGGTGCTAAAGTTTCTCAGTTTGCTCTTTTACCACAAGGTAGAGTAGAAGCGAAGAGAAGAGTACTGAACATGGTAAAACAAATGGACGAAGAAGGCTTCGGTAACTGTTCTAACACAGGTGCTTGCGAAGTAGAATGTCCTAAAGGAATTTCTCTAGAAAACATCGCTAGAATGAACAGAGAATTTCTTGCGGCTCAATTTACTACAGTAGATTAA
- a CDS encoding TlpA family protein disulfide reductase translates to MKKYFLLFLFSILMLSCSKGGKVTINGKVTNGSPLERLEIIDASGIATLPLANFGVDAKGNFSETIEIPRDGVYVITYGGNTGFLYLKGGDQVNLDFEAMLFPQGMKITGDAKGNTEYLMESQQFINQYMSKLDQSVISKKEEDFLKELEKYKGDITKKMDEIAKVKKPDSDVEKFNKRELDVTLLMISSQYESMHGPATNDPKYKAGAKLLDFQKGLENESYVEDMPNYRNYVISKLSAGFQKFFEGQKNAAPTSNVQMFSKFLDTQKDVSDKTKEYLLAAVAAQYDLREPANPKLQEVFKFLDTKIKNSAIKSELKNLEEAIYGIEQGTDVSGLSLVKQDGSKITLADLKGKPTALVFYASWNPYITESTMPVLKEMVKFYGSKMNFAFINLDDTQDQFVKTSKAMFTGIQGNNYYATGGMKSEVAKKFAVYGFKMPSFIIIDKDGKISSKTYLNIADPALVDGLNKASGLQAPTGIPQTPEMMAPPTEHSANDGHGH, encoded by the coding sequence ATGAAAAAATATTTTTTATTATTCTTATTCTCCATTTTAATGCTATCATGTTCTAAAGGTGGCAAAGTAACTATAAATGGTAAAGTGACTAATGGCTCACCATTAGAAAGATTAGAAATTATAGATGCTTCAGGAATTGCAACTTTACCGCTTGCTAATTTTGGTGTAGATGCCAAAGGAAATTTCTCAGAAACTATAGAAATTCCTAGAGATGGAGTTTATGTAATTACTTATGGTGGGAACACTGGTTTCCTTTATCTAAAAGGTGGTGATCAAGTAAATCTTGATTTTGAAGCGATGCTTTTCCCTCAAGGAATGAAAATTACTGGTGATGCTAAAGGAAATACAGAATACTTAATGGAATCTCAGCAATTCATTAACCAATATATGTCTAAATTAGACCAATCTGTTATTTCTAAAAAAGAAGAAGATTTCCTAAAAGAATTAGAAAAATATAAAGGTGATATTACCAAAAAAATGGATGAAATCGCTAAGGTTAAAAAACCAGACAGCGATGTAGAAAAATTCAATAAAAGAGAACTAGATGTAACCTTATTGATGATTTCTTCTCAGTACGAAAGCATGCATGGTCCAGCTACCAATGATCCTAAATATAAAGCAGGAGCTAAATTGTTAGATTTCCAGAAAGGTCTAGAAAACGAAAGCTATGTAGAAGATATGCCTAATTACAGAAACTACGTTATCAGTAAATTAAGTGCAGGTTTCCAAAAATTCTTCGAAGGACAAAAGAATGCTGCTCCTACTTCTAATGTGCAAATGTTCTCTAAATTCTTAGATACACAAAAAGATGTTTCAGATAAAACTAAAGAATATCTTCTTGCTGCGGTAGCTGCTCAATATGATTTAAGAGAGCCTGCTAATCCTAAATTACAAGAAGTTTTCAAATTTTTAGATACTAAAATCAAAAATTCTGCAATCAAATCTGAGTTGAAAAATTTAGAAGAAGCAATTTACGGAATTGAGCAAGGAACTGATGTTTCTGGTTTAAGTTTAGTAAAACAAGATGGCAGTAAAATAACTTTAGCAGATCTTAAAGGAAAACCTACAGCATTAGTGTTCTACGCTTCTTGGAATCCTTACATTACGGAAAGCACAATGCCAGTTCTTAAAGAAATGGTGAAATTCTATGGTTCAAAAATGAATTTTGCTTTCATTAATTTAGATGATACTCAAGACCAATTCGTGAAAACTTCTAAAGCGATGTTTACAGGGATTCAAGGAAACAATTATTATGCAACTGGTGGCATGAAATCTGAAGTTGCTAAGAAATTTGCAGTATACGGATTTAAAATGCCAAGTTTCATCATCATTGATAAAGACGGTAAAATTTCTAGTAAAACTTACTTAAATATCGCAGACCCAGCTCTAGTAGATGGATTGAACAAAGCTTCTGGTTTACAAGCTCCAACTGGAATTCCTCAAACTCCAGAAATGATGGCTCCACCAACTGAGCATTCTGCAAATGATGGTCACGGTCACTAA